One Shewanella sp. MR-4 DNA window includes the following coding sequences:
- a CDS encoding 5'-methylthioadenosine/adenosylhomocysteine nucleosidase, with protein sequence MKIGIIGAMEPEVAHLIAAMTNASSQTIAGIEFIAGTLAGKDVVVTRSGIGKVAASIATTLLIEKYAPDAVINTGSAGGFVDSLSIGDIVISSEVRHHDVDVTAFGYEIGQMAQQPAAFIPAPYLVEAANKAIKQLGEVKAIEGLICTGDSFICDPVRTKTMLEHFPTMAACEMEGAAIAQVCHQFGVPFVVIRSLSDNANNDSPVDFDSYIVKAGYHSALMVMLLLEQLDPNSVK encoded by the coding sequence ATGAAAATTGGTATTATTGGCGCAATGGAGCCAGAAGTTGCCCATCTTATTGCGGCTATGACAAACGCCTCATCACAAACGATCGCGGGTATTGAATTTATCGCAGGCACCTTAGCGGGCAAAGACGTAGTAGTGACACGCTCTGGTATTGGTAAAGTCGCTGCCAGTATCGCAACCACACTGCTGATTGAGAAATACGCCCCCGATGCGGTAATCAACACAGGTTCTGCGGGCGGTTTTGTCGATTCACTGTCGATTGGCGATATCGTGATTTCATCCGAAGTGCGCCACCACGATGTGGATGTCACCGCATTTGGTTACGAAATTGGCCAAATGGCGCAGCAACCCGCGGCGTTTATTCCGGCGCCATACTTAGTCGAAGCGGCCAATAAGGCCATCAAACAATTAGGTGAAGTGAAAGCCATTGAAGGCTTAATCTGCACTGGCGATAGCTTTATTTGCGATCCAGTACGTACCAAGACCATGCTGGAACACTTCCCGACTATGGCAGCCTGTGAGATGGAAGGCGCGGCGATTGCTCAAGTGTGTCATCAGTTTGGCGTGCCATTTGTGGTGATCCGCTCACTCTCAGACAACGCTAACAATGACTCTCCAGTCGACTTCGATTCTTACATTGTAAAGGCTGGCTACCATTCGGCACTGATGGTGATGTTACTGCTTGAGCAATTAGATCCAAATTCAGTAAAGTAA
- a CDS encoding cobalamin biosynthesis protein: MHSSSFYQQLVEIDGALFEGFLVLFFALLLARLAPLPREMQPLIWFSHLAKQLAAKVNRPGRAPSQQATAGFLAMLLLVFPFWAIITFLLELAAFPWFFEFLVLYLCLTDAGFSQVADEISKALKRQDNASAKKLLQPWVVRDTDNLSEVGLTKATIEKLATAPIYGTASTIFFFAIAGAPMVLAVRMIKQLELSWPPIQPKYQQFCSSVHLISTALLAIPAWLWSLSIAIQGGPKALALLFRTSKNHPALRGYVMSVSLVANILRIELAGPQKFSGQRIDVAKIAYGPQPHQEMIAPAVKLTSRACAIWFSFITLIPIIWAGLRWLQTL, encoded by the coding sequence ATGCACAGCTCTTCTTTTTATCAACAACTTGTCGAAATTGATGGCGCTTTGTTTGAGGGCTTCTTGGTACTTTTCTTTGCTTTACTGCTGGCGCGTTTAGCGCCATTACCTAGGGAAATGCAGCCGCTGATTTGGTTTAGTCACTTAGCCAAACAGCTCGCCGCCAAAGTTAATCGCCCCGGACGCGCCCCCAGCCAACAGGCAACCGCAGGCTTTTTAGCCATGTTGCTGTTGGTGTTTCCCTTCTGGGCGATTATCACTTTTTTGCTCGAACTTGCCGCCTTCCCTTGGTTCTTTGAGTTTTTGGTCCTGTATCTGTGTTTGACGGATGCAGGCTTTAGCCAAGTCGCCGACGAAATTTCTAAGGCATTGAAACGCCAGGATAATGCCAGCGCAAAAAAGCTATTACAGCCGTGGGTTGTCCGAGATACGGATAATCTGTCGGAAGTCGGCTTAACCAAGGCCACGATAGAAAAGCTTGCTACCGCGCCGATTTACGGCACAGCATCGACTATCTTTTTCTTTGCGATCGCAGGCGCCCCTATGGTGCTGGCGGTCAGAATGATTAAACAACTCGAACTCAGTTGGCCGCCCATTCAACCTAAGTACCAACAGTTTTGCAGTTCAGTGCACCTTATCTCCACGGCGCTGCTGGCAATCCCCGCCTGGTTATGGAGCCTATCAATTGCGATTCAGGGCGGTCCAAAAGCCTTAGCATTGCTGTTTCGCACCTCTAAAAATCATCCTGCCCTGCGGGGTTATGTGATGAGCGTGTCCTTAGTCGCGAATATTTTACGCATTGAATTGGCAGGGCCGCAGAAATTTTCGGGACAACGTATTGATGTAGCAAAGATTGCCTATGGGCCGCAGCCGCACCAAGAGATGATTGCTCCCGCGGTGAAACTCACCTCACGTGCCTGCGCTATCTGGTTTAGCTTTATTACCCTGATCCCCATCATTTGGGCAGGTTTACGCTGGCTACAAACCCTGTGA
- a CDS encoding DUF2721 domain-containing protein — MHVSLTTPALLFPAISLLLLAYTNRFFALAALIRQLSNGDKPVHKDQIKNLSQRIRIIRRMQEAGVSSFALCVLCMIFIYIGFNKTGSVIFGASLLLLLYSLILSVIEIRISVDALNIHIKEMSK, encoded by the coding sequence ATGCATGTTTCATTAACAACTCCCGCCTTACTATTTCCGGCAATCTCGCTGTTATTGCTCGCGTATACCAACCGATTCTTTGCGCTGGCGGCACTGATACGTCAGCTCAGTAACGGCGATAAACCCGTGCATAAGGATCAGATTAAAAACTTAAGCCAGCGGATCCGGATTATTCGCCGCATGCAGGAGGCTGGCGTATCCAGCTTTGCCCTGTGCGTGCTCTGTATGATTTTCATTTATATCGGTTTTAATAAGACGGGCTCAGTAATCTTCGGTGCCAGCTTATTACTGCTACTCTATTCACTGATTTTATCTGTGATAGAAATTCGTATCTCTGTGGACGCGCTAAACATCCACATCAAAGAGATGAGTAAATGA
- a CDS encoding trimeric intracellular cation channel family protein, whose product MSHWIYFFDLCGTAVFALSGALAAGRHRMDPFGVIVLASVTAVGGGSIRDALIGATPVFWIRDPNYIIVILATVLACLLLVRRPRKMPQYTLPVADALGLALFTVIGAEKALNMGLSGMIAVVMGLITGVGGGIIRDLLCRQIPMVLRTEIYATASIIGGIGYTVSLAFGMGEKTALFLSMASALIIRLSAIKWHLSLPAFDLKTKRE is encoded by the coding sequence ATGAGTCACTGGATTTACTTCTTCGATTTATGTGGCACAGCGGTATTTGCCCTTTCCGGCGCTTTAGCCGCAGGGCGTCACCGTATGGATCCCTTTGGCGTTATCGTGCTGGCCTCGGTGACTGCGGTCGGCGGTGGCAGTATTCGCGATGCGCTGATTGGCGCGACGCCCGTGTTTTGGATCCGCGACCCAAACTACATCATTGTCATACTCGCCACAGTCCTAGCTTGTTTGCTGTTGGTGCGCCGCCCCCGCAAGATGCCGCAATACACGCTACCGGTCGCCGATGCCTTAGGTTTAGCCCTGTTTACCGTGATTGGTGCCGAAAAAGCCCTCAATATGGGACTCAGTGGCATGATTGCCGTCGTGATGGGCTTGATCACGGGCGTGGGAGGAGGCATTATTCGAGACTTACTGTGCAGACAAATCCCTATGGTGTTACGCACAGAAATCTATGCCACGGCTTCGATTATTGGCGGCATAGGTTATACCGTAAGCTTAGCCTTCGGTATGGGCGAAAAAACGGCGCTGTTTTTATCCATGGCCAGTGCCCTAATCATTCGTTTAAGCGCCATCAAATGGCATTTGTCGTTACCCGCCTTTGATCTCAAAACCAAGAGGGAATAG
- a CDS encoding nuclear transport factor 2 family protein produces MRILCLLVCLIFVPALYPTSAHANSGEMPEEQQLAVKYMNALTEHDYQTLGKFYNRDTVFFDKTANRKYTGGRFIIDFLERAHEGVLEYDFNIEHMYNAGSLVVMIGNYHFKGPGEQFGKPGKIIDVAIPGVTSLKLDMRNHRVTEHVDLIDYQTMSDQLAMQ; encoded by the coding sequence TTGCGAATATTGTGTCTTTTAGTCTGTCTTATTTTTGTTCCGGCCTTGTATCCTACGTCTGCACACGCCAACTCGGGGGAAATGCCAGAAGAACAGCAGTTAGCCGTAAAATACATGAATGCGCTAACCGAGCACGACTATCAAACACTCGGCAAATTCTATAACCGTGATACCGTCTTCTTCGATAAAACCGCCAATCGTAAATACACGGGTGGACGATTTATTATCGACTTCCTCGAGCGCGCCCACGAAGGTGTACTCGAATATGATTTCAATATTGAGCATATGTATAACGCTGGCTCCCTGGTGGTGATGATTGGTAACTATCACTTTAAGGGACCCGGCGAGCAGTTTGGCAAACCCGGAAAAATTATTGATGTCGCCATTCCAGGGGTCACCAGCCTTAAGCTCGATATGCGTAATCACAGGGTCACAGAGCATGTGGATCTGATTGATTACCAGACCATGTCAGACCAATTAGCGATGCAGTAG